One Neosynechococcus sphagnicola sy1 genomic region harbors:
- a CDS encoding transposase — protein MRDVEPSNLVFVDEMGVLLGQMRTMGRRLKGLRAYAIKAFYRGKRVTVMGAMSHNRVLALETLDHSMKGDDFRHFIKMQLVPKLWKGAVVVMDNLPVHKVEGIQDMIESAGARIVYLSPYSPEFNPIEHPWSQLKSLLRRVCPKTWEAVDKLLKLAIQLSNPRHFHNWLAHCCYCVS, from the coding sequence ATTAGAGACGTTGAACCTAGTAACCTTGTTTTTGTTGATGAAATGGGTGTCCTGCTGGGTCAAATGCGGACAATGGGCAGAAGACTTAAAGGTCTTAGAGCCTATGCCATCAAAGCATTTTATCGAGGCAAACGAGTAACAGTCATGGGAGCAATGAGTCACAATCGAGTCCTAGCGCTAGAAACCTTAGACCATTCCATGAAAGGGGATGACTTTCGTCACTTCATCAAAATGCAGCTCGTTCCCAAATTATGGAAGGGAGCTGTCGTCGTGATGGATAATCTGCCTGTTCACAAAGTGGAAGGGATTCAAGACATGATTGAATCTGCAGGGGCTCGAATCGTTTACCTGTCTCCTTATTCGCCAGAGTTTAATCCGATTGAGCATCCATGGTCGCAACTCAAAAGCTTGCTCAGGCGCGTTTGTCCAAAAACTTGGGAGGCGGTCGATAAACTGCTCAAGCTGGCAATACAACTCTCCAACCCTAGGCACTTTCACAATTGGCTTGCCCACTGTTGCTACTGTGTCTCTTAG